From the Bombus vancouverensis nearcticus chromosome 3, iyBomVanc1_principal, whole genome shotgun sequence genome, one window contains:
- the Cdk12 gene encoding cyclin-dependent kinase 12 isoform X4, with translation MYVDVLGDMPSSRDIERAERNGRFRARRRDSTSSDINRHSFETSDKKHRRHGKNKSSGKKKKKRSRDKSVENVPTVASSIVKPLVEYSDVSSEDLSEPEAGEIQSEDSRGNSYTDGEVPETVLQRRYYGGSPVRALGASPISLSPSPPVQHRHVNRHYSPNEQQPSAMHGGTPEYEEESRRYARRKEKKHKREKKKKRSLSPSSSTGKKKKRKSKRHSHSLSPHHIADEIIISPEHEKPIGNWSESPPLPLKDSTSPISPATPQEQRSLSDVELEITRQPRNVTPPSLPPRPTESPHTPLLPPRTTTPENSKASLSTMKHTPERQKHSPSIHTRRSSISPGPTISSSRRRPHSPSPPSRRRDHSPTRRRDFSPSPMVHRLRHSPSPSTRRREFSPSPVSHRRRDPVNSPPSSKRRRREESERRHRHHEKDRRDKRKSRSTRSPTGNRLHLPLSRSRSRSPGRWRKLQSRSRSRSRRRSRTPKKSRSPSKSHKSTRKHKSKSPRPSRIPSPSPHRSRARSPSSITARNLRVQAKISETSLFAELVKDRNMRELAYKKLQAAKEKAVIQDEVQIIEGTDEKDSSSVSSENKASTDNKDKYVNHKDQLKITNESMKPVDLVDIPVPISDDNGIAGKTPPLPITQTVNAPNVIPATNQHMFVYTSPTTTTSVCPVTVTNSPSFPAVTNLQAPPLPQSESANTTGLVSMSVPIPVPVPVLPNLSVPPPPIPIPVPAPNTAMSKFNPPNNLVPLKSVDPPKPPIVAFKTKSLSRLPLPPGINQNDLESIDSPPSRSPSPPSKAQMKFPASTTKPPQKKSIKDLPMPPVVPGSEDLSGEDDPNATPPRTKVERVPPKPKLKRPKILKRRSSRNCHMPMSASSGKDWGERSVDVFEVIAQIGEGTYGQVYKAQDKRAGVLVALKKVRLENEKEGFPITAVREIKILRQLNHKNIVNLREIVTDKQDALDFRKDKGSFYLVFEYMDHDLMGLLESGMVDFNEMNNASIMKQLLDGLNYCHSKNFLHRDIKCSNILMNNKGEVKLADFGLARLYNAEDRQRPYTNKVITLWYRPPELLLGEERYGPAIDVWSCGCILGELFSKKPLFQANVEMMQLEMISRVCGTPTPAVWPSVIKLPLWHTLKPKKSHRRRLREDFSFMPAPALDLLDKMLELDPEKRITAADALKSAWLKNVQPEQMPAPQLPTWQDCHELWSKKRRRQQREQQESSAGKMPLLPLPNKGGPHKAMEDLSDVGGSSKRLKMEAGYNSHPNRLDTESFYGGDNLFNQSRPYMVSSPSYYYTSPPPVTPRPKGDVNRPYMISSPSYFYVSPPSIMPRPKGDTTSHMPELYTEDNLVRKLSALTNVLNQGKPIRVEDLMSLRSDNESDPKVVQLLGELHAELRLAANSRSSGLIESHLPVLNPLPLDTNAAQSGNFDAHAVYAGDDAMSSGRWSQVATAGVRSALLALMSRYGLETCNPSPVITRPPGMEVQLHPSCL, from the exons ATGTATGTGGATGTAT TAGGTGACATGCCTAGCAGTCGTGATATTGAAAGAGCTGAACGTAATGGAAGATTTCGAGCACGCAGAAGAGATAGTACCAGCAGTGATATAAATCGACATAGTTTTGAAACATCTGATAAGAAGCATAGGAGGCATGGGAAAAATAAAAGTTctgggaaaaagaaaaagaagagatcaagAGATAAGTCCGTAGAGAATGTTCCAACTGTAGCTTCTTCCATTGTTAAACCTTTGGTTGAATATTCAGATGTGAGTAGCGAAGACTTGTCTGAACCAGAAGCTGGGGAAATTCAGTCAGAAGATAGTAGAGGTAATAGCTATACAGATGGAGAAGTACCTGAAACAGTTTTACAAAGACGTTATTATGGAGGGAGTCCAGTACGTGCACTTGGTGCATCTCCTATTAGTCTTTCGCCATCTCCACCAGTTCAGCATAGACATGTTAATAGACATTATTCGCCAAATGAACAACAACCATCTGCAATGCATGGTGGAACACCTGAATATGAAGAAGAGTCTAGACGATAtgcaagaagaaaagagaaaaaacacaaacgagaaaagaagaagaagagaagtcTTAGTCCTTCATCCAGTActgggaaaaagaaaaaacgaaagtCTAAAAGGCATTCTCATAGTCTGAGTCCACATCACATAGCAGATGAAATTATCATAAGCCCCGAGCATGAAAAACCAATTGGAAATTGGTCAGAATCACCGCCTTTACCATTAAAAGATAGTACCTCGCCGATATCACCTGCTACACCACAAGAACAAAGGAGTTTAAGTGATGTAGAACTTGAAATAACAAGGCAACCTCGAAATGTAACTCCTCCATCACTTCCTCCAAGACCAACAGAATCACCCCATACCCCTTTATTACCTCCGAGAACGACGACGCCAGAGAATAGCAAAGCAAGTTTATCAACAATGAAACATACTCCTGAAAGACAAAAGCATAGTCCTAGTATCCATACGCGACGTAGTAGCATTAGTCCAGGGCCCACTATTAGCTCGAGTCGTAGGAGACCTCATAGTCCATCGCCACCATCAAGACGAAGGGACCATAGCCCAACGAGAAGAAGAGATTTTAGTCCAAGTCCAATGGTGCATAGACTTAGGCACAGTCCTAGTCCTTCAACAAGGCGAAGAGAATTTAGCCCAAGTCCTGTAAGTCACCGACGTAGAGATCCTGTTAATTCTCCACCTTCGAGTAAACGTAGACGGCGTGAAGAATCTGAAAGACGACATAGACATCATGAAAAAGACAGAAGAGATAAAAGGAAGTCGAGATCAACTAGAAGTCCTACTGGAAACAG gtTACATTTACCTCTTTCTCGTTCACGATCACGAAGTCCTGGACGATGGCGAAAGTTACAATCACGATCTAGATCGCGTTCACGGAGAAGAAGCCGTACTCCAAAAAAATCTCGTTCTCCTAGCAAGTCACATAAATCGACAAGAAAACACAAATCAAAAAGTCCACGTCCTTCGAGGATACCTTCTCCCTCTCCTCATAGATCCAGAGCAAGAAGCCCCTCAAGTATCACAGCAAGAAATCTCCGAGTACAAGCAAAGATTAGCGAAACTAGTTTATTTGCTGAACTCGTGAAAGATAGAAACATGAGGGAATTAGCATACAAAAAGTTACAAGCAGCTAAGGAGAAGGCTGTTATTCAAGATGAAGTTCAAATTATAGAAGGCACTGATGAAAAAGATAGTAGTAGTGTATCTTCTGAGAACAAAGCATCCACAGACAATAAGGATAAGTACGTGAATCATAAAGACCAATTGAAGATAACAAATGAAAGTATGAAGCCTGTTGACCTTGTGGATATTCCTGTTCCAATATCGGATGACAATGGAATAGCGGGAAAAACGCCACCATTGCCAATTACACAAACTGTTAATGCACCAAATGTAATACCTGCAACTAATCAGCATATGTTTGTATATACTTCACCTACAACTACCACTAGTGTCTGTCCAGTGACTGTTACAAATAGTCCAAGTTTCCCAGCTGTTACAAATCTGCAAGCGCCACCATTGCCACAATCTGAGTCTGCAAATACAACAGGTTTAGTGTCTATGTCAGTGCCTATTCCTGTACCAGTACCTGTTCTCCCTAATTTATCTGTTCCACCGCCACCTATACCTATACCAGTTCCAGCACCAAATACAGCTATGTCTAAATTTAATCCTCCTAACAATCTAGTTCCTCTTAAGTCGGTAGATCCTCCTAAGCCTCCTATTGTAGCATTCAAAACTAAAAGTTTATCACGGTTACCATTACCACCTGGAATTAATCAAAATGATTTGGAGAGTATAGACTCACCACCGAGTCGATCTCCAAGTCCGCCTAGTAAGGCACAAATGAAATTCCCAGCTTCAACTACAAAACCACCGCAAAAAAAGAGTATTAAAGACTTACCTATGCCACCAG TTGTTCCTGGATCAGAAGATTTAAGTGGAGAAGATGATCCAAATGCAACGCCTCCTCGTACAAAAGTTGAACGTGTACCACCAAAACCGAAATTAAAAAGACCAAAAATTTTGAAACGTAGAAGTTCTAGAAATTGTCATATGCCTATGTCGGCTTCGAGTGGTAAAGATTGGGGAGAACGCTCTGTTGACGTATTTGAAGTCATAGCTCAAATAGGAGAGGGTACTTATGGACAAGTTTATAAAGCTCAAGACAAACGAGCTGGTGTACTTGTTGCATTGAAAAAAGTTCGtctggaaaatgaaaaagaaggattTCCCATTACAGCAGTACGAGAAATTAAAATCTTACGACAACTCAATCACAAAAATATTGTGAATTTGAGGGAAATAGTTACGGACAAACAAGACGCGTTAGATTTTAGAaag gACAAGGGTTCATTCTATCTCGTATTTGAATACATGGATCATGACTTGATGGGTCTTTTGGAGTCTGGAATGGTTGATTTCAATGAAATGAATAATGCAAGCATCATGAAGCAGTTATTAGATGGATTAAATTACTGCCACAGTAAAAACTTTTTACATAGAGATATCAAGTGTTCTAATATACTGATgaataacaa AGGGGAAGTTAAATTAGCTGACTTTGGACTTGCAAGACTTTATAATGCTGAAGATAGGCAGCGTCCCTATACGAATAAAGTGATAACTTTGTGGTATAGGCCACCTGAATTATTACTGGGCGAAGAACGTTATGGCCCTGCAATAGATGTATGGAGTTGTGGCTGTATTTTAGGAGAATTATTTTCTAAGAAACCGCTATTTCAA GCAAATGTAGAAATGATGCAGTTGGAGATGATTTCCAGAGTCTGTGGTACACCGACTCCTGCCGTTTGGCCTTCTGTGATAAAACTGCCATTATGGCATACATTGAAACCAAAAAAATCACATAGAAGACGTTTACGAGAAGATTTTTCATTCATGCCAGCACCAGCACTGGATCTTTTAGATAAAATGCTGGAATTAGATCCAGAAAAACGAATAACGGCTGCTGATGCACTTAAAAGTGCATGGCTGAAAAATGTTCAACCTGAGCA GATGCCAGCACCTCAGCTTCCTACTTGGCAAGACTGTCATGAGCTGTGGAGTAAAAAACGAAGACGTCAGCAGCGTGAGCAACAAGAAAGCTCTGCTGGAAAGATGCCTCTTCTCCCTCTTCCAAATAAAGGAGGTCCCCATAAGGCTATGGAAGATCTGTCTGATGTCGGGGG GTCTTCCAAACGTTTAAAAATGGAAGCAGGTTACAATTCTCATCCAAATCGTCTTGATACGGAATCTTTCTATGGGGGAGATAATTTGTTCAACCAAAGCAGACCTTACATGGTCTCATCGCCATCATATTATTACACAAGTCCTCCACCTGTTACACCACGGCCCAAGGGAGATGTTAACAGACCTTATATGATCTCATCACCATCATATTTTTATGTTAGTCCACCATCAATTATGCCACGGCCCAAAGGAGATACTACCTCTCATATGCCAGAATTATACACAGAAGATAATCTTGTTCGAAAATTAAGTGCTCTCACAAATGTATTAAATCAGGGAAAACCAATTCGTGTTGAAGATCTCATGTCACTTCGATCAGATAATGAG AGTGACCCAAAAGTAGTACAATTACTAGGAGAATTGCATGCTGAACTACGACTTGCTGCAAATTCAAGATCAAGTGGACTAATAGAATCTCACCTTCCTGTACTAAATCCACTACCTTTAG aTACAAATGCAGCACAGTCAGGAAATTTTGATGCACATGCAGTTTATGCTGGTGATGATGCAATGAGTTCTGGAAGGTGGTCGCAGGTGGCTACAGCTGGTGTTCGCAGTGCATTATTAGCGCTAATGTCGCGCTATGGTTTGGAAACTTGCAATCCTTCCCCTGTTATCACCCGACCCCCAG GCATGGAAGTGCAACTGCATCCAAGTTGTTTATAG
- the Cdk12 gene encoding cyclin-dependent kinase 12 isoform X2 has product MYVDVCDMPSSRDIERAERNGRFRARRRDSTSSDINRHSFETSDKKHRRHGKNKSSGKKKKKRSRDKSVENVPTVASSIVKPLVEYSDVSSEDLSEPEAGEIQSEDSRGNSYTDGEVPETVLQRRYYGGSPVRALGASPISLSPSPPVQHRHVNRHYSPNEQQPSAMHGGTPEYEEESRRYARRKEKKHKREKKKKRSLSPSSSTGKKKKRKSKRHSHSLSPHHIADEIIISPEHEKPIGNWSESPPLPLKDSTSPISPATPQEQRSLSDVELEITRQPRNVTPPSLPPRPTESPHTPLLPPRTTTPENSKASLSTMKHTPERQKHSPSIHTRRSSISPGPTISSSRRRPHSPSPPSRRRDHSPTRRRDFSPSPMVHRLRHSPSPSTRRREFSPSPVSHRRRDPVNSPPSSKRRRREESERRHRHHEKDRRDKRKSRSTRSPTGNRLHLPLSRSRSRSPGRWRKLQSRSRSRSRRRSRTPKKSRSPSKSHKSTRKHKSKSPRPSRIPSPSPHRSRARSPSSITARNLRVQAKISETSLFAELVKDRNMRELAYKKLQAAKEKAVIQDEVQIIEGTDEKDSSSVSSENKASTDNKDKYVNHKDQLKITNESMKPVDLVDIPVPISDDNGIAGKTPPLPITQTVNAPNVIPATNQHMFVYTSPTTTTSVCPVTVTNSPSFPAVTNLQAPPLPQSESANTTGLVSMSVPIPVPVPVLPNLSVPPPPIPIPVPAPNTAMSKFNPPNNLVPLKSVDPPKPPIVAFKTKSLSRLPLPPGINQNDLESIDSPPSRSPSPPSKAQMKFPASTTKPPQKKSIKDLPMPPVVPGSEDLSGEDDPNATPPRTKVERVPPKPKLKRPKILKRRSSRNCHMPMSASSGKDWGERSVDVFEVIAQIGEGTYGQVYKAQDKRAGVLVALKKVRLENEKEGFPITAVREIKILRQLNHKNIVNLREIVTDKQDALDFRKDKGSFYLVFEYMDHDLMGLLESGMVDFNEMNNASIMKQLLDGLNYCHSKNFLHRDIKCSNILMNNKGEVKLADFGLARLYNAEDRQRPYTNKVITLWYRPPELLLGEERYGPAIDVWSCGCILGELFSKKPLFQANVEMMQLEMISRVCGTPTPAVWPSVIKLPLWHTLKPKKSHRRRLREDFSFMPAPALDLLDKMLELDPEKRITAADALKSAWLKNVQPEQMPAPQLPTWQDCHELWSKKRRRQQREQQESSAGKMPLLPLPNKGGPHKAMEDLSDVGGSSKRLKMEAGYNSHPNRLDTESFYGGDNLFNQSRPYMVSSPSYYYTSPPPVTPRPKGDVNRPYMISSPSYFYVSPPSIMPRPKGDTTSHMPELYTEDNLVRKLSALTNVLNQGKPIRVEDLMSLRSDNESDPKVVQLLGELHAELRLAANSRSSGLIESHLPVLNPLPLDTNAAQSGNFDAHAVYAGDDAMSSGRWSQVATAGVRSALLALMSRYGLETCNPSPVITRPPGKPTSNLTQNLSLPSTSSQSAFSS; this is encoded by the exons ATGTATGTGGATGTAT GTGACATGCCTAGCAGTCGTGATATTGAAAGAGCTGAACGTAATGGAAGATTTCGAGCACGCAGAAGAGATAGTACCAGCAGTGATATAAATCGACATAGTTTTGAAACATCTGATAAGAAGCATAGGAGGCATGGGAAAAATAAAAGTTctgggaaaaagaaaaagaagagatcaagAGATAAGTCCGTAGAGAATGTTCCAACTGTAGCTTCTTCCATTGTTAAACCTTTGGTTGAATATTCAGATGTGAGTAGCGAAGACTTGTCTGAACCAGAAGCTGGGGAAATTCAGTCAGAAGATAGTAGAGGTAATAGCTATACAGATGGAGAAGTACCTGAAACAGTTTTACAAAGACGTTATTATGGAGGGAGTCCAGTACGTGCACTTGGTGCATCTCCTATTAGTCTTTCGCCATCTCCACCAGTTCAGCATAGACATGTTAATAGACATTATTCGCCAAATGAACAACAACCATCTGCAATGCATGGTGGAACACCTGAATATGAAGAAGAGTCTAGACGATAtgcaagaagaaaagagaaaaaacacaaacgagaaaagaagaagaagagaagtcTTAGTCCTTCATCCAGTActgggaaaaagaaaaaacgaaagtCTAAAAGGCATTCTCATAGTCTGAGTCCACATCACATAGCAGATGAAATTATCATAAGCCCCGAGCATGAAAAACCAATTGGAAATTGGTCAGAATCACCGCCTTTACCATTAAAAGATAGTACCTCGCCGATATCACCTGCTACACCACAAGAACAAAGGAGTTTAAGTGATGTAGAACTTGAAATAACAAGGCAACCTCGAAATGTAACTCCTCCATCACTTCCTCCAAGACCAACAGAATCACCCCATACCCCTTTATTACCTCCGAGAACGACGACGCCAGAGAATAGCAAAGCAAGTTTATCAACAATGAAACATACTCCTGAAAGACAAAAGCATAGTCCTAGTATCCATACGCGACGTAGTAGCATTAGTCCAGGGCCCACTATTAGCTCGAGTCGTAGGAGACCTCATAGTCCATCGCCACCATCAAGACGAAGGGACCATAGCCCAACGAGAAGAAGAGATTTTAGTCCAAGTCCAATGGTGCATAGACTTAGGCACAGTCCTAGTCCTTCAACAAGGCGAAGAGAATTTAGCCCAAGTCCTGTAAGTCACCGACGTAGAGATCCTGTTAATTCTCCACCTTCGAGTAAACGTAGACGGCGTGAAGAATCTGAAAGACGACATAGACATCATGAAAAAGACAGAAGAGATAAAAGGAAGTCGAGATCAACTAGAAGTCCTACTGGAAACAG gtTACATTTACCTCTTTCTCGTTCACGATCACGAAGTCCTGGACGATGGCGAAAGTTACAATCACGATCTAGATCGCGTTCACGGAGAAGAAGCCGTACTCCAAAAAAATCTCGTTCTCCTAGCAAGTCACATAAATCGACAAGAAAACACAAATCAAAAAGTCCACGTCCTTCGAGGATACCTTCTCCCTCTCCTCATAGATCCAGAGCAAGAAGCCCCTCAAGTATCACAGCAAGAAATCTCCGAGTACAAGCAAAGATTAGCGAAACTAGTTTATTTGCTGAACTCGTGAAAGATAGAAACATGAGGGAATTAGCATACAAAAAGTTACAAGCAGCTAAGGAGAAGGCTGTTATTCAAGATGAAGTTCAAATTATAGAAGGCACTGATGAAAAAGATAGTAGTAGTGTATCTTCTGAGAACAAAGCATCCACAGACAATAAGGATAAGTACGTGAATCATAAAGACCAATTGAAGATAACAAATGAAAGTATGAAGCCTGTTGACCTTGTGGATATTCCTGTTCCAATATCGGATGACAATGGAATAGCGGGAAAAACGCCACCATTGCCAATTACACAAACTGTTAATGCACCAAATGTAATACCTGCAACTAATCAGCATATGTTTGTATATACTTCACCTACAACTACCACTAGTGTCTGTCCAGTGACTGTTACAAATAGTCCAAGTTTCCCAGCTGTTACAAATCTGCAAGCGCCACCATTGCCACAATCTGAGTCTGCAAATACAACAGGTTTAGTGTCTATGTCAGTGCCTATTCCTGTACCAGTACCTGTTCTCCCTAATTTATCTGTTCCACCGCCACCTATACCTATACCAGTTCCAGCACCAAATACAGCTATGTCTAAATTTAATCCTCCTAACAATCTAGTTCCTCTTAAGTCGGTAGATCCTCCTAAGCCTCCTATTGTAGCATTCAAAACTAAAAGTTTATCACGGTTACCATTACCACCTGGAATTAATCAAAATGATTTGGAGAGTATAGACTCACCACCGAGTCGATCTCCAAGTCCGCCTAGTAAGGCACAAATGAAATTCCCAGCTTCAACTACAAAACCACCGCAAAAAAAGAGTATTAAAGACTTACCTATGCCACCAG TTGTTCCTGGATCAGAAGATTTAAGTGGAGAAGATGATCCAAATGCAACGCCTCCTCGTACAAAAGTTGAACGTGTACCACCAAAACCGAAATTAAAAAGACCAAAAATTTTGAAACGTAGAAGTTCTAGAAATTGTCATATGCCTATGTCGGCTTCGAGTGGTAAAGATTGGGGAGAACGCTCTGTTGACGTATTTGAAGTCATAGCTCAAATAGGAGAGGGTACTTATGGACAAGTTTATAAAGCTCAAGACAAACGAGCTGGTGTACTTGTTGCATTGAAAAAAGTTCGtctggaaaatgaaaaagaaggattTCCCATTACAGCAGTACGAGAAATTAAAATCTTACGACAACTCAATCACAAAAATATTGTGAATTTGAGGGAAATAGTTACGGACAAACAAGACGCGTTAGATTTTAGAaag gACAAGGGTTCATTCTATCTCGTATTTGAATACATGGATCATGACTTGATGGGTCTTTTGGAGTCTGGAATGGTTGATTTCAATGAAATGAATAATGCAAGCATCATGAAGCAGTTATTAGATGGATTAAATTACTGCCACAGTAAAAACTTTTTACATAGAGATATCAAGTGTTCTAATATACTGATgaataacaa AGGGGAAGTTAAATTAGCTGACTTTGGACTTGCAAGACTTTATAATGCTGAAGATAGGCAGCGTCCCTATACGAATAAAGTGATAACTTTGTGGTATAGGCCACCTGAATTATTACTGGGCGAAGAACGTTATGGCCCTGCAATAGATGTATGGAGTTGTGGCTGTATTTTAGGAGAATTATTTTCTAAGAAACCGCTATTTCAA GCAAATGTAGAAATGATGCAGTTGGAGATGATTTCCAGAGTCTGTGGTACACCGACTCCTGCCGTTTGGCCTTCTGTGATAAAACTGCCATTATGGCATACATTGAAACCAAAAAAATCACATAGAAGACGTTTACGAGAAGATTTTTCATTCATGCCAGCACCAGCACTGGATCTTTTAGATAAAATGCTGGAATTAGATCCAGAAAAACGAATAACGGCTGCTGATGCACTTAAAAGTGCATGGCTGAAAAATGTTCAACCTGAGCA GATGCCAGCACCTCAGCTTCCTACTTGGCAAGACTGTCATGAGCTGTGGAGTAAAAAACGAAGACGTCAGCAGCGTGAGCAACAAGAAAGCTCTGCTGGAAAGATGCCTCTTCTCCCTCTTCCAAATAAAGGAGGTCCCCATAAGGCTATGGAAGATCTGTCTGATGTCGGGGG GTCTTCCAAACGTTTAAAAATGGAAGCAGGTTACAATTCTCATCCAAATCGTCTTGATACGGAATCTTTCTATGGGGGAGATAATTTGTTCAACCAAAGCAGACCTTACATGGTCTCATCGCCATCATATTATTACACAAGTCCTCCACCTGTTACACCACGGCCCAAGGGAGATGTTAACAGACCTTATATGATCTCATCACCATCATATTTTTATGTTAGTCCACCATCAATTATGCCACGGCCCAAAGGAGATACTACCTCTCATATGCCAGAATTATACACAGAAGATAATCTTGTTCGAAAATTAAGTGCTCTCACAAATGTATTAAATCAGGGAAAACCAATTCGTGTTGAAGATCTCATGTCACTTCGATCAGATAATGAG AGTGACCCAAAAGTAGTACAATTACTAGGAGAATTGCATGCTGAACTACGACTTGCTGCAAATTCAAGATCAAGTGGACTAATAGAATCTCACCTTCCTGTACTAAATCCACTACCTTTAG aTACAAATGCAGCACAGTCAGGAAATTTTGATGCACATGCAGTTTATGCTGGTGATGATGCAATGAGTTCTGGAAGGTGGTCGCAGGTGGCTACAGCTGGTGTTCGCAGTGCATTATTAGCGCTAATGTCGCGCTATGGTTTGGAAACTTGCAATCCTTCCCCTGTTATCACCCGACCCCCAGGTAAACCAACATCCAACCTAACACAAAACCTTTCCCTACCCTCGACTTCCTCTCAGTCAGCATTCAGCTCATAA